In Amphiura filiformis chromosome 1, Afil_fr2py, whole genome shotgun sequence, the following are encoded in one genomic region:
- the LOC140161758 gene encoding medium-chain acyl-CoA ligase ACSF2, mitochondrial-like — translation MVEDDDIDILVFVLLKGKQRRKNLTDMATLLTRSYYHSPCRATPFLGRSLGQQFYVTADKYPDKEMYVFYADKERKTFQQVRVESQQLAASFLSLGLNTGDRLGVWGGNHYEWLVTYVACMQLGIILIHIRLDFTGTMQTKLLQKTGCKALVLTRSPDNVYDSVCEIIPELRSCKADKLKCESLPELLFVAIGGEQHRGKRGVYNLDDLIHQGRSSAYKDKVTKICDRIDFDAPAAINFTSGSTGTPKAVTHSSHSILDFVHENGNIYRGNVQGYVQTWETKYALIMHMSGISGQVGAVIPIANGNTVVVVGPNYDKDLMAMAFHEEKVTNSVMLIHHMYDLLHLPYLDSLDFSHNQLSKYPRTQIVSGGTIIPPSLREKSKKICNMSLMVYGLTEMIGVLLHHPMDDPKRIQSGDYLCIGGCEAKIVNEKGEIVPVNTAGEIHFRGYGIFLYYWGDEEKTKQAKDDNGWLHTGDIAIMDEEGYIRIVGRKTDSMIIEGINVFPFDLEDVLLEHPSIAGVMVSSFLTPRYVLFMETFPTTDTGKFHRKKMAEIALNKLKLTSSSLQR, via the exons ATGGTTGAAGATGATGACATCGACATCTTGGTATTCGTGTTATTGAAGGGCAAACAAAGACGCAAAAACTTGAC TGATATGGCGACACTACTAACCAGAAGTTACTATCACTCACCATGCCGTGCTACCCCATTTCTCGGCAGATCTCTTGGACAGCAATTCTACGTTACGGCTGACAAATATCCTGATAAAGAGATGTATGTGTTCTATGCGGATAAAGAGAGGAAAACTTTTCAGCAAGTCAGGGTGGAG AGCCAACAATTAGCAGCATCTTTTTTGTCCCTGGGATTGAACACTGGTGATAGATTGGGAGTATGGGGTGGCAACCATTATGAATGGTTGGTAACTTACGTCGCTTGTATGCAGCTTGGTATAATACTG ATACACATCCGTTTGGATTTTACAGGAACGATGCAAACCAAACTTCTTCAAAAG acgGGATGTAAAGCGCTGGTACTAACTCGGTCACCAGACAACGTGTATGATAGCGTCTGTGAGATCATACCCGAACTTCGTTCCTGCAAAGCAGACAAACTGAAATGCGAAAG CCTACCAGAACTTCTATTTGTGGCTATTGGAGGTGAGCAACACCGGGGGAAaag GGGAGTTTATAATTTGGATGATCTCATTCATCAAGGACGTTCATCAGCTTACAAAGACAAAGTTACTAAGATATGTGATCGCATTGACTTCGATGCTCCTGCTGCTATCAATTTTACTTCG GGTAGTACAGGAACACCTAAGGCCGTTACCCACTCTAGTCACTCTATCTTAGACTTTGTACATGAAAATGGAAATATTTATCGTGGTAATGTTCAAGGCTACGTACAGACATGG GAGACAAAATATGCATTAATAATGCATATGTCAGGCATCAGTGGTCAGGTGGGCGCTGTAATACCAATAGCCAATGGTAATACGGTGGTTGTGGTAGGACCAAATTATGACAAGGATTTGATGGCAATGGCATTCCATGAGGAAAA ggTCACTAATTCTGTGATGTTAATTCATCACATGTATGATTTGTTGCACCTTCCCTACCTTGATTCGTTGGATTTCTCACACAACCAGCTTAGTAAGTACCCGCGTACCCAGA TTGTGTCTGGTGGAACCATCATTCCCCCATCTCTGAGAGAAAAATCTAAAAAGATATGCAACATGAGTTTG ATGGTATACGGACTGACTGAAATGATAGGTGTTTTACTGCATCACCCAATGGACGATCCAAAGCGGATTCAATCCGGGGATTATCTATGTATCGGAGGGTGTGAG GCAAAAATTgtaaacgaaaaaggagagataGTTCCAGTGAACACGGCGGGTGAAATTCACTTCAGAGGATATGGCATATTTCTATATTACTGGGGAGACGAAGAGAAAACTAAACAAGCCAAAGACGATAATGGATGGCTGCACACGGG TGACATAGCAATCATGGATGAGGAAGGATACATACGAATTGTTGGAAGAAAAACC GACTCTATGATCATTGAGGGAATTAATGTTTTTCCTTTCGATTTAGAAGATGTCCTTCTTGAACATCCAAGTATTGCTGGTGTAATG